Proteins encoded within one genomic window of [Enterobacter] lignolyticus SCF1:
- a CDS encoding oxidoreductase: MTLHCAFIGFGKSTTRYHLPYVLNRRDRWHVAHIFRRHAKPEEQHPQYSHIHFTSDLYEVLDDPQVKLVIVCTHADSHFDYARRALEAGKNVLVEKPFTPTLTEAKVLFELAQSKGLTVTPYQNRRFDSCFLTAKKAIESGKLGDIVEIESHFDYYRPVAESKPGLPQDGAFYGLGVHTLDQIISLFGRPDHVAYDIRSLRNRANPDDTFEAQLFYGNLKAIVKTSHLVKIEYPKFIVHGTKGSFVKYGIDQQETSLKANIMPGEPGFAVDDSVGVLEYVNVDGVSVREEMVPETGDYGRVYDALYETLVNGAPNYVKESDVLTNLEILQRGFEQPSPATIGLSK; this comes from the coding sequence ATGACTCTGCACTGCGCATTTATCGGGTTCGGTAAAAGTACCACCCGCTATCATCTTCCTTACGTTCTTAACCGCCGGGACCGCTGGCATGTGGCGCATATTTTCCGCCGTCACGCGAAGCCGGAGGAGCAGCATCCGCAGTACTCCCATATTCATTTCACCAGCGACCTGTACGAGGTGCTGGACGACCCGCAGGTCAAACTGGTCATCGTCTGCACCCACGCCGACAGCCATTTTGACTACGCCCGCCGCGCGCTGGAGGCGGGTAAAAACGTGCTGGTCGAGAAGCCGTTCACTCCGACGCTCACCGAGGCGAAAGTGCTGTTCGAGCTGGCGCAAAGCAAGGGTTTGACGGTCACGCCGTATCAAAACCGCCGCTTTGACTCCTGCTTCCTGACCGCCAAAAAAGCCATTGAGAGCGGTAAGCTTGGCGATATCGTCGAAATAGAGAGCCATTTTGACTACTACCGCCCGGTGGCGGAAAGCAAACCTGGCCTGCCGCAGGACGGCGCGTTCTACGGTCTTGGCGTGCATACCCTCGATCAAATCATCTCGCTGTTTGGCCGCCCGGACCACGTCGCCTATGACATCCGCAGCCTGCGCAACAGGGCGAATCCGGACGACACCTTCGAAGCGCAGCTGTTCTACGGCAATCTGAAGGCCATCGTCAAAACCAGCCACCTGGTGAAAATCGAGTACCCGAAATTTATCGTGCACGGGACCAAAGGCTCGTTTGTGAAATACGGTATCGACCAGCAGGAAACCAGCCTCAAGGCGAACATCATGCCGGGCGAGCCGGGGTTTGCGGTGGACGATTCCGTCGGCGTGCTTGAGTATGTGAATGTCGACGGGGTGAGCGTGCGCGAAGAGATGGTGCCGGAGACCGGCGACTATGGCCGGGTCTATGATGCGCTGTACGAGACGCTGGTTAACGGCGCGCCAAATTACGTCAAGGAATCTGACGTTCTCACCAATCTTGAGATCCTCCAGCGCGGTTTCGAACAGCCGTCTCCGGCGACGATAGGCCTGTCAAAGTAG
- a CDS encoding pirin family protein has translation MIYLRKANERGHANHGWLDSWHTFSFANYYDPNFMGFSALRVINDDVIEAGQGFGTHPHKDMEILTYVLEGAVEHQDSMGNKEQVPAGEFQIMSAGTGIRHSEYNPSDTARLHLYQIWIIPQENGITPRYEQRRFDAAQGKQLVLSPDARDGSLKVYQDMELYRWALAKDEQSVHQIAADRRVWIQVVKGNVSINGTKATTSDGLAIWDDQAISVHADSDSEILLFDLPPV, from the coding sequence ATGATCTACTTACGCAAAGCAAACGAACGCGGTCACGCGAACCACGGCTGGCTGGACTCCTGGCATACCTTCTCTTTCGCCAACTACTATGACCCGAACTTTATGGGGTTCTCGGCGCTGCGGGTGATCAACGATGACGTGATTGAGGCAGGCCAGGGTTTCGGCACCCACCCGCACAAGGACATGGAAATTCTGACCTATGTGCTGGAAGGCGCGGTAGAGCACCAGGACAGCATGGGCAACAAAGAGCAGGTGCCTGCGGGCGAGTTCCAGATTATGAGCGCCGGTACCGGTATTCGTCACTCTGAGTACAACCCGAGCGACACCGCGCGTCTGCACCTGTACCAGATTTGGATCATTCCGCAGGAAAACGGCATTACGCCGCGCTACGAGCAGCGCCGCTTCGACGCCGCCCAGGGCAAACAGCTGGTGCTCTCGCCGGATGCCCGCGACGGTTCGCTGAAGGTGTACCAGGATATGGAGCTGTACCGCTGGGCGCTGGCGAAAGACGAGCAGTCGGTGCATCAGATTGCCGCTGACCGCCGGGTGTGGATCCAGGTCGTGAAAGGCAACGTGTCCATCAACGGCACGAAAGCGACCACCAGCGATGGCCTGGCCATCTGGGACGATCAGGCGATTTCGGTGCACGCCGACAGCGACAGCGAAATTCTGCTGTTCGACCTGCCGCCGGTCTGA
- the gntR gene encoding gluconate operon transcriptional repressor GntR gives MKKKRPVLQDVADRVGVTKMTVSRFLRNPEQVSVALRGKIAAALDELGYIPNRAPDILSNATSRAIGVLLPSLTNQVFAEVLKGIESVTDAYGYQAMLAHYGYKPEMEEDRLESMLSWNIDGLILSERTHTARTRKMIEVAGIPVVELMDSRSPCLDIAVGFDNFEAARQMTAAIIARGHRHIAYLGARLDERTIMKQQGYEQAMRDSGLVPYSVMVEQSSSYSSGIELMRQARREYPQLDGIFCTNDDLAVGAAFECQRLGLSIPGDMAIAGFHGHDIGQVMEPRLASVLTPRERMGRIGAERLLARIRGETVTPKMLDLGFTLSPGGSI, from the coding sequence ATGAAAAAGAAAAGACCCGTACTTCAGGATGTGGCCGATCGCGTCGGCGTGACCAAAATGACGGTCAGCCGGTTTTTACGTAACCCGGAACAGGTTTCCGTGGCGTTGCGTGGCAAGATAGCCGCCGCTCTTGATGAACTGGGTTATATCCCCAACCGCGCGCCCGATATTCTCTCCAACGCCACCAGCCGCGCGATTGGCGTCCTGCTTCCCTCGCTCACCAACCAGGTGTTCGCAGAGGTGCTCAAGGGCATCGAAAGCGTCACCGATGCGTACGGCTATCAGGCGATGCTGGCCCACTACGGCTATAAGCCGGAAATGGAAGAGGATCGGCTGGAGTCGATGCTGTCGTGGAATATCGACGGGCTTATTCTGTCGGAACGTACCCATACCGCCCGCACCCGCAAAATGATTGAGGTGGCGGGAATTCCGGTGGTGGAGTTGATGGACAGCCGGTCGCCGTGCCTTGATATCGCCGTCGGCTTCGATAACTTTGAGGCGGCGCGACAGATGACCGCCGCCATTATCGCCCGCGGTCATCGTCATATCGCCTATCTTGGCGCGCGTCTTGACGAACGTACTATCATGAAACAGCAGGGCTATGAGCAGGCGATGCGCGACTCGGGTCTGGTGCCTTATAGCGTGATGGTGGAGCAGTCCTCTTCTTACTCATCGGGTATTGAACTGATGCGCCAGGCGCGGCGGGAGTATCCGCAACTTGACGGTATCTTTTGTACCAACGATGACCTGGCGGTCGGCGCGGCGTTCGAATGTCAGCGCCTGGGTTTGAGCATTCCGGGCGATATGGCGATCGCCGGTTTCCACGGCCACGATATCGGTCAGGTGATGGAGCCGCGGCTAGCCAGCGTGCTGACGCCGCGTGAGCGGATGGGGCGCATTGGCGCAGAACGCCTGCTGGCGCGCATCCGTGGCGAAACCGTTACGCCAAAAATGTTAGATTTAGGTTTCACCTTGTCACCAGGCGGATCTATTTAG
- the gntK gene encoding gluconokinase, producing MSTTNHDNHVYVLMGVSGSGKSAVASEVAHQLNAAFLDGDFLHPRRNIVKMSSGEPLNDDDRKPWLQALNDAAFAMQRTNKVSLIVCSALKKSYRDLLREGNPNLSFIYMKGDFSVIENRLKARKGHFFKTQMLVTQFETLQEPGADEKDVLIVDIDQPLDGVVASTIALINQGRKE from the coding sequence TTGAGCACGACAAACCACGATAACCACGTTTACGTCCTGATGGGCGTATCCGGCAGCGGGAAATCAGCCGTTGCCAGCGAAGTGGCGCATCAACTGAATGCCGCGTTTCTCGATGGCGACTTCCTTCACCCGCGCCGCAATATTGTCAAAATGTCCTCCGGCGAACCGCTGAATGACGACGATCGCAAGCCGTGGCTGCAGGCGCTGAACGATGCGGCTTTTGCTATGCAGCGTACGAATAAGGTGTCGCTTATCGTCTGTTCCGCGCTGAAAAAATCCTATCGCGACCTCCTGCGCGAAGGGAACCCCAACCTCTCTTTCATCTACATGAAAGGCGACTTCTCGGTGATTGAAAACCGTCTGAAGGCGCGTAAAGGCCATTTCTTCAAAACGCAGATGCTGGTGACCCAGTTTGAAACGCTGCAGGAGCCGGGCGCGGATGAGAAAGATGTGCTGATTGTCGATATCGATCAGCCGCTGGACGGCGTCGTCGCCAGCACCATTGCGCTGATCAACCAGGGCCGTAAAGAGTGA